A section of the Triticum dicoccoides isolate Atlit2015 ecotype Zavitan chromosome 7A, WEW_v2.0, whole genome shotgun sequence genome encodes:
- the LOC119333837 gene encoding uncharacterized protein LOC119333837, which translates to MAVTKARKAIKRSTRATADAGAGASSSLSMAPPPGPIGANELKQPPLLPPGVYFNPTIADRMGFLNRWIAGDDKMPDARGFILHADMYDNDPYALERLHPPASAREGKHTWWFLGESKFQSPCSATENKRADRSVWTGGFWRVEQSKEELREEGGRKNCFGFYYVPPPPSKKLKTPWLMQEFTSDRDRGDGRRGVPALHKLYVTPRAEGLREIYGEDGLTAGNKKPIPADYFAAAAALMPPGSVRGLRQEHVEPPQASDLPPSPPRLPHYVGGDDDDDGQNFMDGIMSSVGDDNEKGENSMGAANVLDQYQQQHDEDAPEDNFSIPMDQFMRILDKPAETEGEEPAWDSLPDIVDHDELVKFNKDA; encoded by the coding sequence ATGGCCGTCACGAAAGCGAGGAAAGCAATCAAGAGATCAACTCGCGCCACCGCCGACGCCGGAGCCGGAGCCAGCAGCTCCCTATCCATGGCGCCTCCGCCCGGGCCCATCGGGGCGAACGAACTCAAGCAGCCACCGCTGCTGCCTCCCGGCGTCTACTTCAACCCGACGATTGCGGACAGGATGGGATTCCTCAACCGGTGGATCGCCGGCGACGACAAGATGCCCGACGCGCGGGGGTTCATCCTCCACGCCGACATGTACGACAACGACCCCTACgcgctggagcggctgcacccgccGGCCAGCGCCCGCGAGGGCAAGCACACGTGGTGGTTCCTCGGCGAGAGCAAGTTCCAGAGCCCGTGCAGCGCGACAGAGAACAAGCGCGCCGACCGCAGCGTCTGGACCGGCGGGTTCTGGCGGGTGGAGCAGAGCAAGGAGGAGCTTCGCGAAGAGGGCGGGCGCAAGAACTGCTTCGGGTTCTACTACGTCCCCCCGCCCCCGTCCAAGAAGCTCAAGACGCCGTGGCTCATGCAGGAGTTCACCAGCGACAGGGACAGGGGCGACGGCAGGAGGGGCGTGCCCGCGCTCCACAAGCTCTATGTCACGCCGCGCGCCGAGGGCCTGAGGGAAATCTACGGGGAGGACGGCCTGACGGCGGGGAACAAGAAGCCTATCCCGGCAGACTAtttcgccgctgccgccgcgctgATGCCGCCGGGGAGTGTCCGTGGTCTCCGGCAAGAGCACGTTGAGCCGCCACAGGCGTCGGATCTGCCGCCTTCGCCCCCGCGTCTTCCTCATTAcgtcggcggcgacgacgacgacgacggccaaaacttcatggatggcataaTGTCGTCGGTGGGTGACGACAACGAGAAGGGAGAGAACTCCATGGGAGCAGCCAACGTTCTTGATCAGTACCAGCAGCAGCATGATGAGGATGCGCCTGAGGATAATTTCAGCATCCCAATGGACCAATTCATGAGAATACTTGACAAGCCAGCGGAGACGGAGGGGGAAGAACCGGCGTGGGACTCATTGCCGGATATCGTTGATCATGATGAGTTAGTGAAATTCAACAAGGATGCTTAG